From the Lactobacillus johnsonii genome, the window TAGTGTTTCCGTGATCCTTTTATCTTCACCAACAATATTTTTTAATTTTACATAGTTACTTAAAGAGACATCTAGAACTTGGTCACTTCTTTGGATCAATATTTGAAGCGCCATATTCGTAATTTGATATCCTTCTTCTTTACTTATGGCCTTAATTATTCCACTAACCTCATAGGGCTTAAACGTAGTTTCAACTACATTAACATGTTCAAGCAAAAGTTTACTAATCTTTTTTCTACGATCGATTTTTTCATAATTAGCCACAAAAACAACTACATCTTCTAAATCACTCAAATGTTCAATGATTTTAGTTAATTTTTCAACTTGTTTTTTAAACTTTTGTGGTACTTTAGCCATTAAAAAGAAAGGATTCTTCACAACCACAACTTTCTGGTTACTGAATAAAGAAGACTCGGTTAAAGTTGCCATTAATTCATCAAGTCCATCTTCAAGGCAGTCTACAATCACTTGATCAAGTTCAGAAAAAGATTTTTGATTGAAGTAGTTGCGAACCAAATAATCATTAAAAAATGAATCTGGTCCTTGAATCAAAAGATTAGCATTCTTAGGATTAGTCTGTTTAAAAAGAGAGATTAATGTCATTTTGTATTTCCTTTATAAAAAGTCGTAATCTTATCACCTTGAAATGGTGAGTAATTCCAAGTAATTGTACCACTATCTTGCGTATTTAAATATGGAATACCTAAGTCTTTCAATGTTTTTAAAGTTTCTTGATGGGGATGTCCAAAACGATTATTGCGTCCTGAAGAAATAAAGACTAGGCATGGATTTAACTGCTTTAAAAAATCTGGATCGGTAGAAGTTTTACTACCATGATGGCCTAATTTAAAGTAATCAACTTGGAAATTATAATGATTTTGTATCTCTTTTTCTCCTTCTCTGCCCAAGTCTCCAGTAAAAAGCCAACGTTTATTTGCTAACTTAAAAGTTATAGATAAAGAATCTTCATTCTTACCTAAGCCCGCTTTAAAAGGATAAAGCACATCAAAGTCGATCCCGCTCTCTCTAACTTTATCGCCTGCAAGAAGTGGCATCAGTTGCACATCATTTAAATGATTACTTATTTTCTTCATAAAAGACTGATTATCAGTCAAACCTCTAGCAAAATATAGATGCTTTACTGGAATTTGATCCAGTAAAGCTTTTAAATCACCGATATGATCTGCATCCTGATGACTTAAAAAGACTCCATCAAGATGATCAATTCCCTGTGCATATAAAAATGGTATAGTGATCCGATTTAACTGCGGCTCACTTTTTCTTTTTCCAAAATTTAGCTTTCCGCCCGTATCTATTAAGTATGTTTTTCTATTTAAGGGGGTCGTAATTAAAATGCTATCTCCTTGTCCTACGTCAATAAAAGAAACTTGTCCCTTAAGTGGAAAATGAATCAAACAGAATAAGCTAGTATATGCCCCAAGCAAAATTACTCTTAATTTTAATTTCTTTACTTTATTCTTAGGAATAATAATCAAAAACAAAGTCACAGCCAATAAAAATATAGTTTGAAACCAATTTATTTGCCCAAAAGTTATTAATCCCACCTGCTTATCAGCAATAAAATTAGTTAAGTCCGCAATGACTTTAAAAATTGGTTCACTTATTCTGACAATATCTGGTAAACACCAAAATATAAAAATCACAATAAAGGTTAAAGGCAAAAGAATAAAATTAAAAATTGGAACAATCAAGAAATTATAAATGATAGTTAGAAAGTTAATCCGATAAAAATTATGTAATAGAATTGGCGTAATTAATAAATTGAGAACTATATTTTGTTTAATTTTTTTAAAATCTTTGCTTATTTCTAATCCAAAGACTAACAAATAACTTAAAATCGCCCCACTATTTAAAAATAATAGCGGATTAAATAGGAGATGAGTTAACGCTACTATTCCTAATTTATCTCCGCTACTAATCATAATCTTTTTTCTTTTAAAGAATACATTCCAAAAGTAGCTTAAACTTGCTCGCACAAAACCAGCCTGAAAATTAGAAAGTAAGATTTCAATTATTAAAAAAAGAACACAAAAAATCGTTAATTCTTCTTCTGTTCTTTTCATAATTGTTCCAAGCCACATGATCCCTAGAATATATAAACTTACGTGTAGCCCAGAGATACTTAACAAATGGATAATTCCTAAGTCACGATAACTATTGAGTAAAACCTTATTTTCTGGACTAGGATTTTGTGCTAGAACCATTTCACTGGCAAAAAATCTTGTAAACTGGGGCATTTTTTCAAAATAATCGATCAGCCACTTACGTAAAATATGGATCCAATCAAAAATAGTAATTTTCTTAGGATAAAGCTCATAGCTTTCAAGTTTCACTCTCTCCCTTATTTTTTTACTACGATAATACTTTTGGTAGTCAAATTCACCTGGGTTAGTTGCTGGCATAATTTGTTCTACTTTTGCCTTGTAGTTTACTAAATAACATCCCCCAAAGCGATTTAATTCTTTTTCAAGTGACTTGTTTATACTTCCACTAATTAAAACTTTATTCTTTCCAATTCTTCCCTCCCCATAGAAAAATTGGTCACTCACCTTCACCTGATCACTATATATTTGAATTGGTTCTCCAATTTTCGTTTCACTTGTTTGCTGATTAAGTAAAGTTATAAGAGATATTATTCCTAAAAACAAAACCAGTAATTGTCGATACTGAGGAAATTTATAAACGAGCAAGAAGCAGAAAAAAAGCAAAAAAATTACAGCTACAACTCTTTGAGCAAAAGAAGTAGCTTGCAAAATTAGAAAAGTAACTGAAATACATCCCAAACTAAGTAATAAATAGAATCCGGGAGCATAAAAACTAGAGAGCCAATTGATCTTTAAGCTTTTCAAAAGTCTTTTCACCAATTCCTGTCACTTTAGTTAAATCTTCAATTTGTTTGAAACCTCCATTTTGATCGCGATACGCAATAATTTGTTCTGCTTTCTTCTGACCCACTCCGTTTAATTTTTGTAAATCTTCAACTGTTGCAGAATTTAAATGGACCTGCTCAGAATTTGAACTAGCAGAATCTGAAGCAGATGAGTTAGTAGTTGTTGTATTTCCGACTGCTGGTACATTCTCTATTTTTTCACCAATGTGGGGGACATAAATTTGATCTTGATCTTTTAAAAGAGCTGCTCGATTTATTGCTCTTGTCTCTGCCTTATCGGTTAAGCCGCCACATACTTTTAATAAATCATTTAAGCGTGCCCCATTTTTTAAGGTATAAACTCCACTATGTTTAACAGCTCCAGCAATATCTACAGTTACAATATTTTGTTTAGATGGACTATTAACGCCAGTAGCAGAAGGAGTATTATTACTTTTATTTTTAGAAAAATCTGTTGATTGGTTCTTATTATTTTCACTTAAAACTTGATTATTATTAACTACCGGCTGATTATTTTTTTGAATAAAATATCCACCAATTAAAATCGTCGCAATAATTCCAATTACTAGTCCTTTCTTTCCTAAGATGAAGTCTTTTATTTTTTCAAAATCCATTTTTATCACCTCATTATTTATTACGAAAAAAAGCAGCAATTTTTTTGCTGCTTTTTCTTATTTTTCTAAATAATTTAGTGCATCTTCAAATCGAGCTACGGGTACAATCTTCATTTTAGTATGAATTTTCTTAGCAGTTTTTACCGCTTCTGCATAGTTCGTTTCACTCTTT encodes:
- the holA gene encoding DNA polymerase III subunit delta; this encodes MTLISLFKQTNPKNANLLIQGPDSFFNDYLVRNYFNQKSFSELDQVIVDCLEDGLDELMATLTESSLFSNQKVVVVKNPFFLMAKVPQKFKKQVEKLTKIIEHLSDLEDVVVFVANYEKIDRRKKISKLLLEHVNVVETTFKPYEVSGIIKAISKEEGYQITNMALQILIQRSDQVLDVSLSNYVKLKNIVGEDKRITETLINENIDRSLSENIFEILTAAFDKKYQEATQRLEDHLREGASAIQLLAIFESQLEFLTCVKVLQNRRWSKDQITKELKVNPYRVKLALENKVSLSKLTVLLKQAIELDFGYKNGTYHGDEFLKLFLLKI
- a CDS encoding DNA internalization-related competence protein ComEC/Rec2, producing the protein MKRLLKSLKINWLSSFYAPGFYLLLSLGCISVTFLILQATSFAQRVVAVIFLLFFCFLLVYKFPQYRQLLVLFLGIISLITLLNQQTSETKIGEPIQIYSDQVKVSDQFFYGEGRIGKNKVLISGSINKSLEKELNRFGGCYLVNYKAKVEQIMPATNPGEFDYQKYYRSKKIRERVKLESYELYPKKITIFDWIHILRKWLIDYFEKMPQFTRFFASEMVLAQNPSPENKVLLNSYRDLGIIHLLSISGLHVSLYILGIMWLGTIMKRTEEELTIFCVLFLIIEILLSNFQAGFVRASLSYFWNVFFKRKKIMISSGDKLGIVALTHLLFNPLLFLNSGAILSYLLVFGLEISKDFKKIKQNIVLNLLITPILLHNFYRINFLTIIYNFLIVPIFNFILLPLTFIVIFIFWCLPDIVRISEPIFKVIADLTNFIADKQVGLITFGQINWFQTIFLLAVTLFLIIIPKNKVKKLKLRVILLGAYTSLFCLIHFPLKGQVSFIDVGQGDSILITTPLNRKTYLIDTGGKLNFGKRKSEPQLNRITIPFLYAQGIDHLDGVFLSHQDADHIGDLKALLDQIPVKHLYFARGLTDNQSFMKKISNHLNDVQLMPLLAGDKVRESGIDFDVLYPFKAGLGKNEDSLSITFKLANKRWLFTGDLGREGEKEIQNHYNFQVDYFKLGHHGSKTSTDPDFLKQLNPCLVFISSGRNNRFGHPHQETLKTLKDLGIPYLNTQDSGTITWNYSPFQGDKITTFYKGNTK
- a CDS encoding helix-hairpin-helix domain-containing protein; the protein is MDFEKIKDFILGKKGLVIGIIATILIGGYFIQKNNQPVVNNNQVLSENNKNQSTDFSKNKSNNTPSATGVNSPSKQNIVTVDIAGAVKHSGVYTLKNGARLNDLLKVCGGLTDKAETRAINRAALLKDQDQIYVPHIGEKIENVPAVGNTTTTNSSASDSASSNSEQVHLNSATVEDLQKLNGVGQKKAEQIIAYRDQNGGFKQIEDLTKVTGIGEKTFEKLKDQLAL